The proteins below come from a single Thunnus thynnus chromosome 10, fThuThy2.1, whole genome shotgun sequence genomic window:
- the LOC137191145 gene encoding trypsin-1-like — protein MRSLVFVLLIGAAFATEDDKIVGGYECQAHSQPHQVSLNAGYHFCGGSLVNENWVVSAGHCYKSRIQVRLGEHHIRVNEGTEQIISSSRVIRNPNYNPYTIDNDIMLIKLSKPATLNQYVQPVALPTSCAPAGTMCLVSGWGNTMSSVDDGDKLQCLDLPILPQADCDNAYPGMITDAMFCAGFLEGGKDSCQGDSGGPVVCNGELQGVVSWGYGCAERGHPGVYCRVCLFNQWLEETMASN, from the exons ATGAGGTCTCTGGTCTTTGTTCTGCTCATCGGAGCTGCTT ttgcCACGGAGGACGACAAGATCGTCGGAGGGTATGAGTGCCAGGCCCACTCCCAGCCCCATCAGGTGTCTCTGAATGCTGGGTACCACTTCTGTGGTGGTTCCCTGGTCAACGAGAACTGGGTTGTGTCTGCTGGTCACTGCTACAAGTC CCGTATTCAGGTGCGTCTTGGAGAGCACCACATCAGGGTCAATGAGGGAACCGAGCAGATCATCAGCTCCTCCCGTGTCATCCGCAACCCCAACTACAACCCCTACACCATCGACAATGACATCATGCTGATCAAGCTGAGCAAGCCTGCCACCCTCAACCAGTATGTGCAGCCTGTGGCTCTGCCCACCAGCTGCGCCCCCGCTGGCACCATGTGTCTTGTCTCTGGCTGGGGCAACACCATGAGCTCCG TTGATGACGGTGACAAACTGCAGTGCCTGGACCTCCCCATCCTCCCCCAAGCGGACTGTGACAATGCCTACCCTGGCATGATCACTGATGCCATGTTCTGTGCTGGATTCCTGGAGGGCGGCAAGGATTCCTGCCAG GGTGACTCTGGTGGCCCCGTTGTGTGCAACGGTGAGCTGCAGGGTGTCGTGTCCTGGGGATACGGATGTGCTGAGAGGGGCCACCCTGGTGTTTACTGCAGG GTGTGCCTCTTCAACCAGTGGCTGGAGGAGACCATGGCCAGCAATTAA
- the LOC137191146 gene encoding trypsin-1-like, whose amino-acid sequence MRSLVFVLLIGAAFATEDDKIVGGYECQAHSQPHQVSLNSGYHFCGGSLVNENWVVSAAHCYKSRIQVRLGEHHIRVNEGTEQFISSSRVIRNPNYNPYTIDNDIMLIKLSEPATLNEFVQPVALPTSCAPAGTMCLVSGWGNTMSSVDDGDKLQCLDLPILPQTDCDNAYPGMITDAMFCAGFLEGGKDSCQGDSGGPVVCNGELQGVVSWGYGCAERDHPGVYCRVCLFNQWLEETMASN is encoded by the exons ATGAGGTCTCTGGTCTTCGTTCTGCTCATCGGAGCTGCTT ttgcCACAGAGGACGACAAGATCGTCGGAGGGTATGAGTGCCAGGCCCACTCCCAGCCCCATCAGGTGTCTCTGAACTCTGGCTACCACTTCTGTGGTGGCTCCCTGGTCAACGAGAACTGGGTTGTGTCTGCTGCTCACTGCTACAAGTC CCGTATTCAGGTGCGTCTTGGAGAGCACCACATCAGGGTCAATGAGGGAACCGAGCAGTTCATCAGCTCCTCCCGTGTCATCCGCAACCCCAACTACAACCCCTACACCATCGACAATGACATCATGCTGATCAAGCTGAGCGAGCCCGCCACCCTCAACGAGTTTGTGCAGCCTGTGGCTCTGCCCACCAGCTGCGCCCCCGCTGGCACCATGTGTCTTGTCTCTGGCTGGGGCAACACCATGAGCTCCG TTGATGACGGTGACAAGCTGCAGTGCCTGGACCTCCCCATCCTCCCCCAAACCGACTGTGACAATGCCTACCCTGGCATGATCACTGATGCCATGTTCTGTGCTGGATTCCTGGAGGGCGGCAAGGATTCCTGCCAG GGTGACTCTGGTGGCCCCGTTGTGTGCAACGGTGAGCTGCAGGGTGTCGTGTCCTGGGGATACGGATGTGCTGAGAGGGACCACCCTGGTGTCTACTGCAGG GTGTGCCTCTTCAACCAGTGGCTGGAGGAGACCATGGCCAGCAATTAA
- the LOC137191147 gene encoding trypsin-1-like: MRSLVFVLLIGAAFATEDDKIVGGYECQAHSQPHQVSLNSGYHFCGGSLVNENWVVSAAHCYKSRIQVRLGEHHIRVNEGTEQFISSSRVIRNPNYNAYTIDNDIMLIKLSEPATLNEFVQPVALPTSCAPAGTMCLVSGWGNTMSSVDDGDKLQCLDLPILPQTDCDNAYPGMITDAMFCAGFLEGGKDSCQGDSGGPVVCNGELQGVVSWGYGCAERDHPGVYCRVCLFNQWLEETMASN; the protein is encoded by the exons ATGAGGTCTCTGGTCTTCGTTCTGCTCATCGGAGCTGCTT ttgcCACAGAGGACGACAAGATCGTCGGAGGGTATGAGTGCCAGGCCCACTCCCAGCCCCATCAGGTGTCTCTGAACTCTGGCTACCACTTCTGTGGTGGCTCCCTGGTCAACGAGAACTGGGTTGTGTCTGCTGCTCACTGCTACAAGTC CCGTATTCAGGTGCGTCTTGGAGAGCACCACATCAGGGTCAATGAGGGAACCGAGCAGTTCATCAGCTCCTCCCGTGTCATCCGCAACCCCAACTACAACGCCTACACCATCGACAATGACATCATGCTGATCAAGCTGAGCGAGCCCGCCACCCTCAACGAGTTTGTGCAGCCTGTGGCTCTGCCCACCAGCTGCGCCCCCGCTGGCACCATGTGTCTTGTCTCTGGCTGGGGCAACACCATGAGCTCCG TTGATGACGGTGACAAACTGCAGTGCCTGGACCTCCCCATCCTCCCCCAAACCGACTGTGACAATGCCTACCCTGGCATGATCACTGATGCCATGTTCTGTGCTGGATTCCTGGAGGGCGGCAAGGATTCCTGCCAG GGTGACTCTGGTGGCCCCGTTGTGTGCAACGGTGAGCTGCAGGGTGTCGTGTCCTGGGGATACGGATGTGCTGAGAGGGACCACCCTGGTGTCTACTGCAGG GTGTGCCTCTTCAACCAGTGGCTGGAGGAGACCATGGCCAGCAATTAA